A part of Phaenicophaeus curvirostris isolate KB17595 chromosome 29, BPBGC_Pcur_1.0, whole genome shotgun sequence genomic DNA contains:
- the LOC138732266 gene encoding dnaJ homolog subfamily A member 1-like encodes MFLFSRSTSEARKMVKETGYYDLLGVRPGASLDEIKRAYRRLALRYHPDKNPSEGERFKQISQAYEVLSDTHKRALYDRGGERAMKEGGLGSRGGGGGGGFGSPMDIFDLFFGGGVRMRSRVDRRGKTVVHQLSVSLEDLYNGATRKLSLQKNIICRKCGGCGVREGAQRRCPKCHGSGMEVRIHQLGPSMIQQIQTVCSQCQGQGEWIRPRDCCLTCNGRKVVREKKILNVHLDKGMKDGQKITFHEEGDQVPGLEPGDIVIVLDQKEHPVFRRSGDDLIVKREISLADALCGCRQVIRTLDNRTLLISSQPGDVIRPGDLKCVPNEGMPVYRSPFQKGKLIVQFQVKFPEPGWLPSDRLRQLQAFFPAQEEVMATEDTEEVELSDYTAPNGSGRRHYNGEAYHEDDFEDGSRQHMQCQTS; translated from the exons ATGTTTCTCTTCTCTCGTAGCACGTCGGAAGCGAGGAAGATGGTGAAGGAGACGGGCTACTACGACCTCCTGGGCGTGCGGCCTGGAGCCAGCCTGGATGAGATCAAACGGGCCTATCGGCGCCTGGCCCTGCGCTACCACCCCGACAAGAACCCCAGCGAGGGCGAGCGG TTCAAGCAGATCTCCCAGGCCTACGAGGTGCTGTCGGACACCCACAAACGAGCTCTCTACGACCGCGGCGGCGAGCGAGCCATGAAGGAAGGCGGCTTGGGgagccgaggaggaggaggaggaggaggattcGGTTCCCCTATGGATATCTTCGATCTCTTCTTCGGAGGCGGCGTCCGCATGCGCAGCCGGGTCGACCGACGCG GGAAGACGGTGGTGCACCAGCTGTCCGTGTCGCTGGAGGACCTCTACAACGGGGCCACGCGGAAACTGTCCCTGCAGAAGAACATCATCTGTCGGAAGTGCGGAG gttgTGGGGTGCGAGAAGGTGCCCAGAGGAGGTGTCCGAAATGCCACGGCTCCGGCATGGAGGTCCGTATCCACCAGTTGGGCCCCAGCATGATCCAGCAGATCCAGACCGTTTGCTCCCAGTGCCAGGGTCAAGGCGAGTGGATCCGGCCTCGGGATTGCTGCCTCACCTGCAACGGCCGCAAGGTCGTGCGGGAGAAGAAGATCCTCAACGTCCACCTGGATAAAG GAATGAAGGACGGACAGAAGATCACCTTCCATGAGGAAGGGGACCAGGTTCCTGGCCTGGAGCCCGGGGACATCGTCATCGTCCTGGATCAGAAGGAACATCCTGTTTTCCGGCGCAGCGGTGACGACCTCATCGTCAAGAGGGAGATCAGCTTGGCGGACGCCCTGTGCGGCTGCCGGCAGGTCATCCGCACCCTGGACAACCGGACACTGCTCATCTCCTCCCAGCcag GTGACGTGATCCGACCTGGAGACCTGAAGTGTGTCCCCAACGAGGGGATGCCCGTCTACAGGAGCCCCTTCCAGAAGGGAAAACTCATCGTGCAGTTCCAG GTGAAGTTCCCCGAGCCCGGCTGGCTCCCCAGCGACCGCCTGCGCCAGCTCCAGGCCTTCTTCCCGGCGCAGGAGGAGGTGATGGCCACCGAGGACACCGAGGAGGTCGAGCTCAGCGACTACACGGCTCCCAACGGCTCAGGACGGCGACACTACAACGGCGAAGCCTACCACGAAGACGACTTCGAAGACGGTTCCCGGCAGCACATGCAGTGCCAAACCTCGTAG